The Streptomyces avermitilis MA-4680 = NBRC 14893 genome contains a region encoding:
- a CDS encoding FAD-binding and (Fe-S)-binding domain-containing protein gives MTQLGDHGDRGGRRDRRSRGDRGERGERGEPDRAAPAPSLREALHAALREAVRGEVAFDATARALTTMDASNYRRVPLGVVAPRDADDVAAALSVCRAHGVPVVPRGGGTSIAGQATGTGVVLDFTRHMNRIVSLDPAARTAVVQPGVVLDRLQEAAAPHGLRFGPDPSTHGRCTLGGMIGNNSCGSHSVAWGTTADSVRELKVITGRGQRLTLGRDWAGAPEGLRPLVDGELARLRTGFPALPRRISGYALDALLPEKGADVARSFCGSEGTLGVLTEAVVRLVEAPRARALAVLAYADEGAAADAAAGLLPYGPLTVEGMAADLVPSPADLPRGGAWLFVETGGATEAEARARAQAIVRAADVMDALVVTDPAGQHALWRIREDASGTATRMPDGTEAWPGWEDCAVQPARLGAYLRDFRGLMSAHGLRGTPYGHFGDGCIHVRIDFDLLTEVGIGRFRRFSQELADLVVSHGGSLSGEHGDGQARAELLPRMYGPELVALFERTKDIWDPDGLLNPGMLVRPARLDENLRFAVLPRKPVDVEFGYPADGGDFSAAVRRCVGVAKCRTTSVSGAGVMCPSFRATGEEEHSTRGRARLLHEMLAGEVITDGWRSAEVRDALDLCLSCKGCRTDCPVGVDMATYKAEFLHHHYEGRRRPAAHYAMGWLPVWLSAVSRTRAGAVVNALASVGPLAAVAKRLGGIAPERGIPRVARETFSRWWSRRFRDRVRAFVREAKRGERTRVPGAGRESVVLWPDTFTEHLSPAVGRAAVRVLEAAGLAVLLPPTFRMKSPAVMDGVSKAPAGFNVFMPHRRRRVCCGLTYVSTGQLDRARTVLRRTLDLMEPVLDAGLPVVVLEPSCAAALRTDLPELLHDDPRAARLAAAVVTFAEALERHAPAWTPPRLDRPVTGQTHCHQHAVLGDAADRRLREAAGLTGELTGGCCGLAGNFGFEKGHYDISTACAEDQLLPAVRASTADTIVLADGFSCRTQLEQLGGVRGRHVAEVLAEGLGEAPGDVLGKGPGGGPGGGPGER, from the coding sequence ATGACACAACTCGGTGACCATGGTGACCGTGGGGGCCGTAGGGACCGTAGGAGCCGTGGGGATCGCGGTGAACGCGGTGAACGCGGCGAGCCGGACCGCGCGGCGCCGGCGCCGTCCCTGCGCGAGGCGCTGCACGCGGCGCTGCGCGAGGCCGTGCGCGGCGAGGTCGCCTTCGACGCGACGGCGCGGGCGCTCACCACCATGGACGCGTCCAACTACCGCCGGGTGCCCCTCGGGGTGGTGGCCCCCCGTGACGCCGACGACGTGGCGGCGGCGCTCTCCGTGTGCCGCGCGCACGGGGTGCCGGTCGTGCCGCGCGGCGGGGGCACGTCGATCGCCGGCCAGGCGACGGGCACGGGCGTGGTGCTCGACTTCACCCGGCACATGAACCGGATCGTGTCGCTGGACCCGGCGGCGCGCACGGCGGTGGTGCAGCCGGGGGTGGTCCTCGACCGGCTCCAGGAGGCGGCGGCCCCGCACGGCCTGCGCTTCGGCCCGGACCCCTCCACCCACGGCCGCTGCACGCTCGGCGGGATGATCGGCAACAACTCGTGCGGTTCGCACTCGGTGGCCTGGGGCACGACGGCGGACAGCGTGCGCGAGCTGAAGGTGATCACCGGCCGCGGGCAGCGGCTGACCCTGGGCCGGGACTGGGCAGGCGCCCCCGAGGGGCTGCGTCCCCTGGTGGACGGCGAGTTGGCGCGCCTGCGGACCGGATTCCCGGCGCTCCCGCGCCGTATCTCCGGGTACGCGCTGGACGCGCTGCTCCCCGAGAAGGGCGCGGACGTCGCCCGTTCGTTCTGCGGCTCCGAGGGCACGCTGGGCGTGCTGACGGAGGCGGTCGTCCGGCTCGTCGAGGCCCCCCGCGCGCGTGCGCTGGCCGTGCTGGCGTACGCGGACGAGGGCGCGGCGGCCGACGCGGCGGCCGGACTGCTGCCGTACGGGCCGCTGACGGTGGAGGGCATGGCGGCGGATCTGGTGCCCTCCCCGGCCGATCTGCCGAGGGGCGGTGCCTGGCTGTTCGTGGAGACGGGCGGCGCGACGGAGGCGGAGGCACGCGCGCGTGCGCAGGCGATCGTGCGGGCGGCGGACGTCATGGACGCCCTCGTGGTCACCGATCCGGCCGGCCAGCACGCGCTGTGGCGCATCCGGGAGGACGCGAGCGGTACGGCGACCCGGATGCCGGACGGCACGGAGGCCTGGCCCGGCTGGGAGGACTGCGCGGTGCAGCCGGCCCGGCTGGGCGCGTATCTGCGGGACTTCAGAGGCCTGATGTCGGCACACGGCCTGCGCGGCACGCCGTACGGCCACTTCGGCGACGGCTGCATCCACGTCCGCATCGACTTCGACCTGCTGACCGAGGTCGGGATCGGCCGCTTCCGGCGCTTCTCGCAGGAGCTGGCCGACCTGGTCGTCTCCCACGGGGGATCGCTGTCGGGCGAGCACGGCGACGGGCAGGCGCGGGCGGAGCTGCTGCCGAGGATGTACGGGCCGGAGCTGGTCGCCCTCTTCGAGCGGACGAAGGACATCTGGGACCCGGACGGTCTGCTCAACCCGGGGATGCTCGTGCGGCCCGCCCGCCTCGACGAGAACCTGCGGTTCGCGGTGCTGCCGAGGAAGCCGGTGGACGTGGAGTTCGGCTACCCGGCCGACGGCGGGGACTTCTCGGCGGCGGTGCGCAGATGCGTGGGCGTGGCGAAGTGCCGTACGACGTCGGTGTCCGGGGCGGGCGTCATGTGCCCGTCGTTCCGGGCGACGGGCGAGGAGGAGCACTCCACGCGCGGCCGGGCGCGGTTGCTGCACGAGATGCTGGCCGGCGAGGTGATCACGGACGGCTGGCGGTCCGCTGAGGTGCGGGACGCGCTCGACCTCTGTCTCTCCTGCAAGGGCTGCCGGACGGACTGCCCGGTCGGGGTCGACATGGCCACGTACAAGGCCGAGTTCCTGCACCACCACTACGAGGGCCGGCGGCGCCCCGCGGCCCACTACGCGATGGGGTGGCTGCCGGTGTGGCTGTCGGCGGTCTCCCGGACGCGGGCGGGGGCCGTGGTCAACGCCCTCGCCTCCGTAGGGCCGTTGGCGGCCGTGGCCAAGCGGCTGGGCGGGATCGCGCCCGAGCGGGGGATTCCGCGGGTGGCGCGGGAGACGTTCAGCCGGTGGTGGTCGCGCAGGTTCCGGGACCGGGTGCGGGCGTTCGTGCGGGAGGCGAAGCGGGGGGAGCGCACGCGGGTCCCGGGCGCCGGACGGGAGAGCGTCGTGCTGTGGCCCGACACCTTCACCGAGCACCTCTCACCCGCTGTGGGCCGCGCGGCCGTACGGGTCCTGGAGGCGGCGGGGCTGGCGGTCCTGCTGCCGCCCACGTTCCGCATGAAGTCGCCCGCGGTCATGGACGGGGTGTCGAAGGCGCCGGCCGGCTTCAACGTGTTCATGCCGCACCGCCGCCGGCGCGTCTGCTGCGGCCTCACCTACGTCTCCACGGGGCAACTGGACCGCGCCCGCACCGTGCTGCGCCGCACGCTGGACCTGATGGAGCCGGTCCTGGACGCCGGCCTGCCCGTCGTCGTCCTGGAGCCGAGCTGTGCGGCCGCCCTGCGCACCGACCTCCCGGAGCTGCTGCACGACGACCCGCGCGCGGCCCGGCTCGCGGCGGCGGTGGTGACGTTCGCGGAGGCACTGGAGCGCCACGCCCCCGCCTGGACCCCGCCCCGACTGGACCGCCCGGTGACCGGTCAGACCCACTGCCACCAGCACGCGGTCCTGGGCGACGCGGCGGACCGCCGCCTGCGCGAGGCGGCGGGCCTCACCGGTGAACTGACCGGCGGCTGCTGCGGCCTGGCGGGCAACTTCGGCTTCGAGAAGGGCCACTACGACATCTCGACGGCCTGCGCGGAGGACCAACTGCTTCCGGCGGTACGGGCGTCCACGGCCGACACGATCGTGCTGGCGGACGGCTTCTCCTGCCGCACCCAGCTGGAGCAACTGGGCGGCGTACGGGGACGGCATGTGGCGGAGGTGCTGGCGGAGGGACTGGGAGAGGCACCGGGGGACGTGCTGGGGAAGGGACCGGGGGGCGGGCCGGGGGGCGGGCCGGGGGAGAGATGA